The nucleotide window agagacaaattttatgaatatgaccagtgtcactttattcattaataacttcgggatgcttttacctatccggctgattctgagattgttttctcgtgacatattgtactttacatttctggaaaattggagtcgatactcataacgaatctttataaaaaaaaaccccaaataacgtgaaaaaatttgaaaaaatgcatttttccaactttgaaacttttttgcttatacagaaagtggttataccacataaattatatattaaatagcattagcaacatgtctactttatgttggcggcatttattaaacaatctttaatttttttttagacaataggaagcttaaaacattagcagcaaatttccaaattttcagtaaaatttcaaaatcagatatttttagggacctgttcaggtttaaagtgtatttgaggggtctgtatgttagaaagccccacaaagcaccccatttcagaaactgcaccccccaaactctgcaaaagcatatccagaaagtgttttaaccctttagtggagtcacagaaataaaagctaagtgtgtaagaaatttgaaaattttaattttctgtgcagagattttattgtaatccaatatctttcataatgataaacctattaccagagaaatgcaccccaataattattgtcccgtttctgcagtttatagaaataccccatatgtgaccctattgcgctatttgacgcaaccacaagcctcagatataagggagcgcctagtgaatttcaacgcctccgttatatttggtcatttttgaccgtaccacttcaggttggcagaggctctggggtgccaaaacctaaaaaacacccctaaaaggacaccatttagaaaactacacccctcaaggaatataacaaggggtgcggtgagcatctggaccccacaggggcttcacagattttccgaacaatatggcgtgaaaaaagaaaaattaattttttacactaaaacgttgttctagccttcaatttttcattttcttaaagggataagaggaaaaaaaagacacaaaatgtgtagcgcagtttctcccgagtacagaaataccccacatgtggacataaagtgccaagggggcgcaggacgagcctccaaagggaaggagcgccaattggcttttggaagctgaatttcactgaaaaggatttcaagcgccatgtcgcatttacagagccctcgtgctgccaagacactggaaaccccccacaagtgactccattctggaaactacacccctcaaggaatctaacaaggggttcagtgagcatatggaccccactggtgacgggcacaaatgtggaacaatgtgacatgaaagagaatattttcattttttcactttcatggcacaaatgtgtccgtcaccagtggggtccatatcctcactgcaccccttattagattccttgaggggtgtagtttccagaatggggtcacttgtgggggatttccagtgttttggcagcacaagggctctgtaaatgcgacatggcgttcatcatccattctagccaaatccaacctccaaaatccaaatggcgctccttcccttcggaggcttaccctgcgcccacatgacactttatgtccacatgtggggtatttacggactcagggggaattgctctacacattttgttttttttctcctcttttaaccccttgtgaaaatgataaattcaaggctaaaccaacattatagtgtaaaaaatgtaatatttcattttcacgccacattgttccacatttgtgcccgtcaccagtggggtccatatgctcactacatcccttgttacattccctgaggggtgtagtttccataatggggtcacttgtcgggggtttcaactgtcttggaaacacaggggccttttgaatgcaacatggcccctcgaaatccattccatccaaatccagccttcaaaaaccaaatggcgcttcttcccttcggaggcttaccctgcacccgcatggcgctttatgtccacatgtggggtatttccgtactcaggggaaattgcgctacacatttagtgttttttcttatcttttagccccttgtgaaaatgaaaaaatcatgacaagattaatgatttagagtaaaaattttacaaaaattacactaaatgttggtctagccttgattttttccatttccacaagtggttaaaaaagaaaatgaacacaaaacgtgtagggtagtttcccttgagtacgaaaataccccacatgtggacataatgtgccatatgggcacagggcaagccaccaaagggacagagcgccatttagaggctggaatggaggatggaggccatgttgcaattaaaaagctcctgtgctgccaggacagtagaaacccccaacaagtgaccccattctggaaactacaccccataaggaatctaacaaggggtgcagtgagcatatggaccccactggtgatgggcacttacgtagaacatgtgccgagaaaataaaatttttttcattttcacgtcccaaatgtggccgtcaccagggggccatatccccgctgccccccttgttagattccttatggggtgtagtttccagaatggggtcacttgtggggggtttctactgtcctggcagcacagaggctttgtaattgcatcatggcatcctctaatgggaatggcggccatacctacttagctggggaaaagggacaattctaatttatttgggggtattaggccaattaggCCAAttaggtgtccatcaaattcaacctgtgttgatccagaggaaggcaaaaaacccttgtaaggcagacgacagtagcctcatcacagggaaaaattccttcccgactccataatggcgatcagaataatccctggaccaacgtgacccctgaaataggaataagggacagaatttagataatgtagaactccgatgacgtgtggtgcgccttggagcgatccagtatgcagatcCCCcagttacaccacactctgcacttcttctggggtctcccgttctccagtgtgggggacgtcacctggaaaatgttgtcctggtgcgatacggggtccttcatatccagaagcgctggggccgctccatggctgctaaatattagggcgctattactacttctgatatgttcggatcgtgccgcaagctacagtagctcgggcagcgagggaccggaagagggggtgctggtataaaagttatccccgtacaggtggtgacctttatccagcagtggaaagatcagttcccggacgatcttcccacttgttccgaggatgggggggaaggggcatctgggggctggattcgggtgtcccttcctacgtacactctaagggtacgtgcacactgcgaaatggcgaaggataacccttcgtgcattccacagctggcacccaccggcggactgatgcaggcgcacgtctccatccgtgtcatagactccattctatgcacgggcggattccgctctctgtccaacgtgttcattctttggatggacgatggaatccgccaatgcatagattggagtctatgacacgggtggagacacgcgcccgcattagtccgccggcgggtgccagctgcggaatgcacgaagggttatccttcgccattccgcagtgtgcacgtaccctaaatctgtaagtgtaccctgaggtactgtcacagagtgtgtagaatttcacaccataccgccatctcttattgggacggtactggcggaaaagacgtgtctggggggcagcgtacgctacgctactcccagacacgtcactgaatgatgaggatgatgaggatgaatggaggaaagaaggatcccccccattcatcctcactggctgtttcggtgtcggaggcaataataacgtatccctctgacgccgaaaacaccctgggggccatctttatacggggattggtatatggggtatgtagtggtgtagtgtcaaactttattcaatgtagtgtggtgtaatgtagtgttttttacgttttttttttacagtaagtataaaaaaaaaaacctacgccaacaaaggagttgctgataaatgctgcacttatgtggggcacttatcagcagaccgtggcagtagaatatagaaaaaaaacaccctacgccaaaaaggaggagttgctgattagcagcgcactttcgtgcgatgctgatcaacactcagcggcgatagggtgcggaaaatagaaaaaaaactttctacattctgaacatccctgtagctgctgataagtgtattacacatatcagccgctagagggcagtagAGCGCAAAATccagaaaaagacgaggctggagccaaaAAAAGCCgctggggaccgccggaaatagccgaagacccgacggaaagacggaggacgccgcgaacccggaagacgccgatcaggtccccgggacaggtgagtaatgtacaagtacctgctctggacccctcagctacctagctgaggggtccagagcaggtatttactatttttgtggactctgatcgccgtgccaccggcccgatcgccgtgaatggccggccagTACCGATCTAAGTTTACATCACACActgattaaaagaaaaaagtactcTGATTCATCTAAAACCTCAGCAAATGAATCCTGGGAGGTTCCCTTGTCACTAATAGAGAGGTAGAAGAAAATATGGGCCATGTCTTGTACCTTCTGCACATGGTCATACGACAGCTCCATGTAAGAACCTTGAATGGACGGAAGTTCTTCTCTTGACCATTATGGTGTTACTGGATCACGTTCCTAAGCTCGGGGACATGTGCAGATTTCCCGATGACTCGAATGGCTACTTTCTGCCTCTCCCACCGCTCTGCTATGTGTGATGTTCCTGTCCGAGCCTGTGTATTTAGCTGCCTCCTTGTATCTGCTGCCTGCTATTGTCTCTGTCTATCATTGATGACTTAGGGTCGTATTACACGAGGCAATCATCTTGCAAATTATctttatatcatttgaatttaaacaataatcgtttcatgtaaatgcagcaacgatcacacgaccaacgagaaatcattcatcaGTCATTCGGTGcggacaccaaaatcattgttattcgtttgctaatcgttcagtgtgattccacATCGCTCCTTcgttttctgggatcagatggaataaacaatcatagtaattaCTATCGTTCCATATAATATGGTGGATGATTTCAGGGCAACAATAAACTATCTTGTTTGTAATTATTGTTAAAAATTTCCCGTCATGACCCTGGCTCCACCAGACTGAGAGTTTTACCGGTCAGGACTTGGTACCACAAGTTGGAGCCATGAGTTCAGCTACACATCAGCTGCTGGTAAAGGATATGGCTCCAGACTCAGTAGATGAGTCCATTTGTTCTGTTGGGAATCTTGATGATGAGTTTTCTTATGGCGGCCTTCATCTCCTTGTTCCTCAGACTATAGATAAGGGGATTGATGGCTGGTGTGACAATACAATAGAACAGAGATATCATCCTGTCATTGTTATCAGATCCATAGGGGCCCAGGTGGAGATAGGTAAACATGGCGGTGCCATAGAAAAGGAAGACAGACATCAAGTGTGAGCTGCATGTGGACAGAGCTTTGAGTCGTCCTTCTGAGGAGTGAATGAGAAGGATGGAGCTCAGGATTTTGACGTATGAGCAGAGGATGAGTAGGAATGGGAGCACAGCGGCACACATGCAGGAAATGAAGACTACAAGCTCATTGATGAACGTGTTGGTACAAGCCAATCTGAGGACAGGAGCAACATCACAGAAGAAGTGGGGGATAAGATTGGACCCACAATATGGCAAGCTAAAGATATAATTTACTTGTACTGCAGACTCAAAAGATCCCAAAACCCAAGATCCTACGGTCAACTGGTAACACAATTTAGTGCTCATCACTGAGGTGTAACGTAACGGGTGGCAGATGGCCATGTACCGGTCAAAGGCCATAACCCCCAGAAAAATACATTCTGATACTCCAATGCAGAAAAAGGAAAGCATCTGAAAGGCACAGGCCAAAAATGAGATGGTCCGATCCTTCGACAGGAAGTTCTCCAAGACTTTGGGAACGGTAACTGTAGTTAAACAAAATTCATGGAAGGATAAATTCCTCAGGAAGAAATACATTGGGGTTTGGAGAACCGAATTAATGGACGCAGTCAGTATGATGAGGCCATTACCAATTATTGTAACAATGTAGGAGAAGATGAAGAAAAAGAATATCATGGCCTGTAATGGAGAAGAAAAGTCAGAAAACCCAAGGAGGATGAACTCAGTGATGTTTGTCCGCATGTCTCCTCTTATAACCAGAAGATTATGATTCTCCTGCCACTCTGTAAACATGAAGAAGTGTGGATCATAAATGTGAATTATTactcataagtagagatgagcgaaccgggtttgggtttgagtcgatccgaacccgaacattcggtatttgattagctggggctgctgaacttggataaagctctaaggttgtctggaaaacatggatacagccaatgactatatccatgatttccacatagccttagggctttatccaacttcagcagccaccgctaatcaaataccgaacgttcgggttcggatcgactcaaacccgaacccggttcgctccggTTGGAGTGTAttctatgtatacactccggacgggattcccccTAACTTCTATGACAATCTatattttgtattaatcatggccgctgTTGCAATTTGTCTAATGTTGGAGAGATCGGAGAGTGCCAGGTCCAGTAGTACAGGCCCCTGGGTTAAAAAGACTAGGCAGAGCTGTCTTCTCGACTTATGCCCTAAAGGAACCAAGCAACGGACAGCGGGCACACTGGCTAGTggcaacttctccaaccactgtATAGAGAGCAGCTCTGCAGGACATGACACCATTGAGAGACTTGAACCAGAAAATTTCCAACAGTGTGAGCAGATGTTCCCCTCGCCTCCGGTAGCTCACCCCTTCTTTAGTTTAGCCGGTCATAGTCTGGCTGGCAGCAACTTGGAAGAAGAAAATCATGATACACTCGGTAATTGCCCTGGACGAGGACTACAGCTAGACTAGTAAGCAATACTGTGGAGGcaccatcactagagatgagcgaatacgattcgatcgagatggtattcaatcaaatattgctgtattcaaaagattctaattcaatcgagtagtgtgacgaatacgcgggaaacattggaAATCCCTCCCATCGCaggtggcgctttttttaatccaatcaccatgcagggaggccgtgagggaccctgggagtacgcacgcagcgcgaaaacagcgtctcccctcattggatggctgaaccacatgacctcgattATTTAATACTTGACTTccacctctcgaccgcagatgcgcatTCAGCCTAGTCAgggagatcttggagcagggagagatcggtgttagtaggttcggtcaggcaggattactacacaaCCCAAATGTCCTTCAGGgcgaagatccagcgaaaaagtcatctctgcatccaaagcttctcagtgctaagaaatagatgatataacagcagcagcaggtataTTCATCCCaagaccctgtgtgtatagtgacttatagtgtccctggtgtagcccactaagggcacgttatacatactgttccagtagcccactaagggcatgctatacatactgttccaatagccactaagggcacctgatatatactgttccagtagcccactaagggcacgttatacatactgttccagtagccactaagggcacgttatacatactgttccagtagcccactaagggcacgttatacatactgttccagtagcccactaagggcacgttatacatactgttccagtagccactaagggcacgttatacatactgttccagtagccactaagggcacgttatacatactgttccagtagcccactaagggcacgttatacatactgttccagtagcccagtaaaaggcatgtgatatatattgttccagtagcccagtaaaaggcacgtgatatatattgttccagtagcccagtaaaaggcacgtgatatactgttccagtaacgttcgtacaacATTACACGTGATACGTGCGAATAACAAGACACtttacggacgcacattggaatcatgtatgtaacgctgcgcaagaaatacaaagaaaatgtgtgaacattgccgtaaagcgttcgcaaatatttttccttcacaactgcggagagtggcattatactgcgattttggggtgttgggtgcacccagacatgctccccctaatgtcccagtgtcattccggaggtgttggcatcgtttagggaggtttcatgggggacttggtgacctccaagtggtcgaatttggatttccaagtgccgggattttttttcccatagactataatgggatcgaatattcgttcgaatagtcgaatatcggtgcctattcaatttgaattctcgaaaattgaatatttcactactctctcatctctaatcatcacgtgtttctcaacatcagtgagctagccgAACCGTCTACCGGGAAGGAACAATCAGGCCAAGggaggtctccagtcaaggaaaccacctcccAACAAGAAACCATCAAGAATGAGATGGGAAATAGGAAATACAAAAAAGGACTAGAACTGTCCCTGCTCACCAGTCTTATAATTAGAGGGGtcggccactttgtagtaaaataggtcagtacaaagtattagtaagtgtactcactgtatatactgacagcagctccctgtgtactcactgtatatactgacagcagctctgctgtcagtatatacagtgagtacacagggagctgcagtcagtatatacagtgagtacacagggagcggctgtcagtatatacagtgagcacacagggagctgctgtcagtatatacagtgagtacacagggagctgctgtcagtatatacagtgagtacacagggagctgctgtcagtatatacagtgagtacacagggagctgctgtcagtatatacagtgagtacacagggagctgctgtcagtatatacagtgagtacagggagctgctgtcagtatatacagtgagtacacagggaactgctgtcagtatatacagtgagtacacagtgagtacacagggagctgctgtcagtatatacagtgagtacacagggagctgctgtcagtatatacagtgagtacacagggagctgctgtcagtatatacagtgagtacagggagccgctgtcagtatatacagtgagtacacagggagctgctgtcagtatatacagtgagtacacagggagctgctgtcagtatatacagtgagtacacagggagctgctgtcagtatatacagtgagtacacagggagctgctgtcagtatatacagtgagtacacagggagctgctgtcagtatatacagtgagtacacagggagctgctgtcagtatatacagtgagtacacagggagccgctgtcagtatatacagtgagtacagggagccgctgtcagtatatacagtgagcacacagggagctgctgtcagtatatacagtgagcacacaaggagctgctgtcagtatatacagtgagcacacagggagctgctgtcagtatatacagtgagtacagggagctgctgtcagtatatacagtgagtacacagggagctgctgtcagtatatacagtgagtacacagggagccgctgtcagtatatacagtgagtacacagggagctgctgtcagtatatacagtgagtacgcagggagctgctgtcagtatatacagtgagtacacagggagctgctgtcagtatatacagtgagtacacagggagctgctgtcagtatatacagtgagtacacaggaagctgctgtcagtatatacagtgagtacagggagctgctgtcagtatatacagtgagcacacaaggagctgctgtcagtatatacagtgagtacacagggagctgctgtcagtatatacagtgagtacacagggagccgctgtcagtatatacagtgagtacagggagccgctgtcagtatatacagtgagtacacagggagctgctgtcagtatatacagtgagcacacagggagctgctgtcagtatatacagtgagcacacaaggagctgctgtcagtatatacagtgagcacacagggagctgctgtcagtatatacagtgagtacacagggagctgctgtcagtatgtacagtgagtacgcagggagctgctgtcagtatatacagtgagtacacagggagctgctgtcagtatatacagtg belongs to Dendropsophus ebraccatus isolate aDenEbr1 chromosome 9, aDenEbr1.pat, whole genome shotgun sequence and includes:
- the LOC138801914 gene encoding olfactory receptor 10AG1-like produces the protein MFTEWQENHNLLVIRGDMRTNITEFILLGFSDFSSPLQAMIFFFFIFSYIVTIIGNGLIILTASINSVLQTPMYFFLRNLSFHEFCLTTVTVPKVLENFLSKDRTISFLACAFQMLSFFCIGVSECIFLGVMAFDRYMAICHPLRYTSVMSTKLCYQLTVGSWVLGSFESAVQVNYIFSLPYCGSNLIPHFFCDVAPVLRLACTNTFINELVVFISCMCAAVLPFLLILCSYVKILSSILLIHSSEGRLKALSTCSSHLMSVFLFYGTAMFTYLHLGPYGSDNNDRMISLFYCIVTPAINPLIYSLRNKEMKAAIRKLIIKIPNRTNGLIY